The following nucleotide sequence is from Macrobrachium nipponense isolate FS-2020 chromosome 21, ASM1510439v2, whole genome shotgun sequence.
agagagagagagagaatctgaaactTGTTGcatggtatgtgtgtgtgcgtgtactacTATCATTCATGGATTTGCTGATGCAGATATCCTGCGATTTTGGATTGCCAGACGCTCTCACTCACACTTCGGCCGCTTCAAACTCTTTTTGGTGATGCAACGGGAACTGTAGCTTTTTGGTTAATGTTGCTATCTGTTCTTTTACAGTCATTCGCTGCTACTGGTTCCAATCAAAGCAAATATTTTTAAGCGTTCCTAACCTGTCAGTATTGCAAAGCTAATCGCAGTCATTATATCTGTGCTTCAGCGTCAAAAGGAGCGACCCTTAATATCAAAATGTTGGAGGGTGTGGTGGGGGAGTCTTCTCAATCCCAGCTGTAATGTGCCAGCTGGTGATTGCACGCACTCTAACAGTTGGCAAACGCTGGTTTGCAATTGTAGGTTTAAAACAATGTCTCCAACAGAATTCTTTTGACAAGTTCAATTTtatggtggggggttgggggggccgcGTAATAATCACTTGACCTCTGTATTCAATTAAAAATACCACTCTAGTTGATAATGAAGACCATAAACCCAAAGCTTTTAAAGTTCTGCCATACAGTAAAAGTAACCCGTTCAAATTTTAACTAAtccttttaaaagtaaattaatcaACATGCCCAAATAAAATGACGCTTACTAtcgtattttataaagaaaaaaactaattgtAACTCATTGGATTTTTTTAAGCTAGTGTGGAATCTAAGGATTTCTTATCACTCCAAGATATGATAAGGCCCACAGATATTTAAACACTTCGACGTGGTTTCAATGCCTCCTCATCCAGGCTCATAATTTTCTCCTCGTTTATAGATAAACGAAGAGAATTGCCCTAAAGGTACATGGAACAACCCACTCTGATTCCTCTTATATCTTTGCTTCTGCTGGCGTTGTAGAAGCTTCAAATGGCCCATGGGGTAATCCCATAGAGGGGTGGTTTCTTTCCTTATTCCCATGACACTTTTACAGGGAACTGCCGTAATAGGAGAACACTGATGTTGCTAGCATTTGAAGCAACTagaagtgaaattcacaatgaaAAAGTTACCAATTTTAATACTAGTTGAATGTTACAACTAATATTCTGAATGTTACAATTGTTTAAAATTTGTatctaaatgtattttttgtcaATCAGAAATGACAATGAGAGGGGCTAATACgactgttcattattattattattaattttaacacACTTTATCAACGATGAAAATTGTTACcgatatatattaatgataaaattgttaCCGATATACGTGGCCCGATTTGGTGTTccctatgttaaaaaaaattaactcgaaGATGATTTCCATGCATACGCAACCTCTTGTTTAACCTACGCGAGGGAGGGAGAGAACATGTTGACGTTCTGTGACTCATGGCATGTCATTTAGAAGTGTTTTGAGAAACGCTTCTTCTGTGTGCACGCATCCGAACATATCTTGAAACCGTCGCCGGTAGAAATTGACGGTGAGCGGCTGCAGGGCCAGTTGGTCCACAGCTGCGAGAGAGGAACATTGAGGCTCGACGACGTGGCCTCGCCGGAGCCCTGTTCAACCCGCAAATACCATGAAACTTGGTAGGCCATTCTCGCTCCTACGCTAACCGTACACTGAGGTGGTTCTCCTCTGCGCCAGGTGCTTATGAAGCAAGTTTAGGTCGGTGCGCAAGCACGCTAAACTCGCTCCTATGTACGACGCGATAGAATTTACAACCGCCCCATCAAGTCTTTAGCTACTAACATATGACTAGCGGTACAGGCGAATCTCGCCCTCTACGAACTCGCACCGAAGGAAGGTTTTACCAGCACATCTCCCTCCACCACGGCCAGTCACCGTTGGTTCTCCCTCTTTACAACCCTCCCCCACCCTTagcgatccccccccccccctctctctctctctctctctctctctctctctctctctctcttctctctctctctctctctctctctctctctcgtacccccttccccctcctcctctcaagGCTGACTCCACTTCCAATATCGCCCTTGTAGCGCTGAATCAGACGGGCGAACGTAGCGCGGCCATGTTGGTTGAGTTCCCTCAGGCATTGAGCGCATGTCAGTGGCGAAGGATTCAAACCCTTACTGCCGTGTGCCGCTAGACTTAAAATGGTGCGTTTCGACCTTAATGCGAGGCCCTTCTGTCGTTGGTCGAACAATAAGTTAACCAATGGGACGGGAGTTCAGCCCTCACGCGCGGCTGACTCACAGTCCAAATTGGAATAACGGAGTTGGGTGGTTGCTACGTGGGTCGGACAAAACATCCGGGAGGCAAGCCAAAGTCTCCCTTTGGTTGGAGGTACATAGAGGCCGATATCGCTGCAGCAGGGTGATGCGGGGGCGCTACAACCAAGTCTAACAAACAGAGCTCagaggaaaacaagaaaataccGTCGAGAAATATGAGgaatcaaaacaaagaaaattcgatgcagaatgaaaaagaaacaaaattgaaCGCAATCTATATGACGTTAAgctttctctcattctcttcgtATCCCTTTTTAATTATTGTACAGTCTTCCCctttaaaagtactttttaaaacGTTTTAGATTGGGACTTTTATTCCTTCGcgcatattttttaaaatatttaaaaaaataaataatgcccaATTAAATAATACGGTTGGCCAATTTCAGCGAGATAGGAAATCCGAGTTTGAAGCTAAAAACTTTGCTTCATGGCCTTCCTTGTGGGAGGGACTGGGCAGAGGGAAGAGGGAAACGTTTGGCGTTGAAGGCGTGTTTTATTGTCAAGTGGAGAGTCGATTTGTTGTCCGAGTAACGTTTGTTGAGAGCGCCAACAGGTGGCAAGAAGAGGCCAGCATGTGCGGTCATTGTCAGCCGCCTTCGCTTCTCTCACTACTACACGGCAAATCTTAGGCTGAAGTTAGGGAGACCTTATGTCCACCTGTTACGTCACTATAAGAGGAGGGAGGCAGAAGCACTACATCTAACCTAAACTTCTGCTCTCCAAAGCTTCGTTGTCGTCTTAGAGCAGCAAGTCCCCTGCCATTTCCACCCATAATGTCCCCATGAGTGCCACCCCTTTTGGTTTGCACTTTGTGTGGATGTTCAACTCTATTATCTGATTATTTTTTACCATGgaaattaaaacacttttaaactCATTTTATTATGTAGATATACCTGAATCCAAGTAATACAGAACAGCCGTAGCCTAGTAGAAGAGCTAATGAAGGCTGCGGTGCGTTGGTGCGATCTTACACAAGACAGAATGATGGTGCTGGGTGCTCGTAGGGTTCTTTCCCGCTTCAGCCACCCAACAACCTACGCCCTTATCGCCACTCACCCCTCGGGCACCAAAGACTGGCGAAGTTCCAAATAGAGATTTTGAACGTTATATGTTATTGTTAGGTCTGTTCGTTCGTCCCGAGTGAAAGCAGGAACGTTTcttgaaatttataaaaagattatCATGAAAGTTTTGGGGAAATAAGCGAGAAAAAGAAAGGTACGGCAACTCTAGTTTGCTCTTGGAAAGAGAGTGAAGGCTATAGCGTGAGCTCGAGggagttggtggtggtggtgttgtcgTCGCTCCTCCACTCACGGACGCATGCGCAAACGAACATCAGCCACTCGACTAGAAAATACCACTTATTTACCTCGTTGCCATGGTAATGTGCCACTACTTAGACAACATTGCCCAAGGTTTATCGACCTAGAAATTCTATCTACGTCTGCATATTGCAGATTCGTCAAAATATAAACATGgtttgaatattaataaaaattacctCCAGCAAAGGAGAAAATATTTCGGTAGGCAGTCGTAATCTTCCTAAGATTTCTACAGACTAAACTGATCCCATTTTCTTTAGACTTCTGAAGGGGTTACGATTTCAAACCCGACCGAGTAGAAGCGGTAACTGCAAACACGTGTCCCGGTAaacatttcctcaagaaaatATTGAGTCTTTAGAGGTCGGCAGATGCATACATTGCAACGCGGCGCGGTAGGCGGGTAAGACGAAAATTCTCTGCAAGTAGACAGTTTCGACTGAAAGTTTATCGGTGTCGACCTTGACCTCTAGACTAAGTTTGAATATATTCTTGGACCCATAGACTCTTGAGGaatctttaaaacaaataattggTAATGGCATGAGTATTCATCACGTATATATAACTACTGGCTTTTAAGATACGGTAGGAAAGCAGTTgaagaaacatttattatatatatatatatgatatatatataatataatatctatatatatgactaaatatttcaaatactttcATTATGAAATAATGTCTTAAACGATGCCAAGAAATTTCTCagggtaattttatttattacagttAAATCTTCATAAACTTTAAACCAACGGTTAATCGTTTTAACTGAGAATGGCAGCTGTGATGGGGAGGGGTTGTGGAGAGAAGGAACCCCAGGTAACAGCCAAGCGTCACCAAGGACGTGGGCGGGTAGACAGACGCCTTTTGCCGTCGCCCATGAACGGCTGGAAAGACCGCTGGAACCCGAACCGAGGGGGGAGGggttattattttgttagttataTTCTGCACACTTTGCTAAATATTTATATTCAACAGCAAGATTGTAACGTTATGTAAATTCTGATTAATTCGCATTAAGAATATAAGTTCTTTGATACGAGAGAAttcaattcaataaatggaatgtggaatttaggccaaccgctgggacatatgaggtcattcagcgcttggaaggtgtaacaggaggacaaacctaacatttttcatatttactaGCTGGAAGTAGAATTAATACTACTTGTTTACTAATGAAACAGAAGTATTAATGCTACATAGTTTAATTGATCATTGTGATGCTATGACTTAATTTTACTCTTACATTAAGATATACagtttaaaagtaaatataaaagaacATCTTAATGGCTTATAAGAAGACAAATTCACAAAACTTCGCAATATGTGACGATAGTTATGGTAAGGAACTCGCCAGTAACGTTGGCGTTGAAGTCTACGTTGACTGCCCTCCCTATTTCATTACTAGAGCGCACTTCGCAGTAATCGACGAAggttacaactctctctctctctctctctctctgaatgtgtgtgtgtgtgtgttcgtgtttctgtaaatataatttttaatacaaGCCATTCTCTATTGTAACGCTGTGTCCTAGTATGATGGATTTTTAGTATTTCTTAGCATTCAGCAAGATAGTTTGGGAAAGGTTTAGCAAATACATTTGTGAAAATCTAGTTACACATTTTTCCTATAAAATAATAGAAGCAATAGTTATAACGCGACAGGTTGAGTTAGAGACAGGCAGTGGTGCGAGGTCTGAGTTGCGCCAGCCAGCAGCACCAAACCAAGGATAGCACCACCAACACTAGCTCTTTTACGGCTCGCATTCGATTCCTCTAGTTCTGCTCTTATCTTATGTGAATATCCTAATGTTGATTTTGCCTATTTGTTAGCTTCATGTAACTTTCTTCTTATAACAGAATtccgaaaaaaaaacacaccgaaAGCAATGCGccgaaaaaaaataatgcaattttaAGCCGAAGCCAAGTCTCACTGGTAAACTCGAACGAGGTGCCAGCCCGCCCTCTTTACCTACTTCGCTCTCCCACCACGCACAGCGCTCCGTTCACTTCACTTTATATACTCTGACCAGGGTTTTCATCAGTGTATATAATCAtctgtatgtttatttatgtgcACGTATTTAATGATAATAAGTCCTTTAACATAATGCACGAATTCAACAGAAATATTACGTTATCAACTACactttttatacatatatcgGGAAAACTCCCGACTTTTGTCTAAAGTTACAAGGCCGAAGTATTAGTATGGTTTcattgtacctatatatatatatgtatgtatgtatgtatatatatatatatatatatatatatatatatatatatatatatatatatatatatgtgtgtgtggtgtgtgtgtgtgtgtgtgttgtgtatatttattcatctttccAAATCCTTCCTAAGTGTGAAATGTCCGGCATACATCTGACAtcagtattttatttatacacatgAACGTACATAATACGTATACAATATAAATGATCTCTGATAAGCCCACAAGAGGGATTTCAAGATATTGATGATTCCAGCTTCTTTTTATATGCAACTGATTTAACGTGGTGTATATTGAAAACGTAAATCCAGGTAGTTTAGGGGAGATCAAGGTAACCATTTGTTCCATATAAAAGTATCCAGGTAGTTCCGAATATATACGGTTATAATATTCGTACTTTAAGTCTGTGTTTAGTATATCCATGGGCTTGAATGGAATCTGAGtttaattttaaaccattttaaaATGTACTTCATTACAGCAATTGAAATGCATAAGTTGTAATACGAAACTAATTAAAATGTATCGCTgcttgtgtcatatatatatattaatggatgtTCTTTATCGTTCACAGGGGCACTCGACAATGGGGCTTCCTCGAGCGAGCGGCAAGCGGCGGTGGTCTGGCGAAGAAGGCGCTGACGCCGTACCAGCCAAGGTGATCTGTACATCGCCACCCCACGCCCTCTGTGCTGAGGACGTCTTACACCACCCCGCCCTCACCCACGCCCACGCTTCTACACCGGCCCTCGAGTGCGAGCTGACCTCCACCTCTGTGGAGAGCAATACAAGCGAGGTCTCCACCAGCGAATTGCTCTGTCAAGAGCAAAGTGACTCTGCCACTTCGTTTGAGACGACCTCCTCACTTTGTGTGCAAGTAGACTCTACCAGTGTTTTTACCGACTCAGAAGACGAATCCATGGACGATGAACACGAGGATTTCATTGACGACGAGGAAGACAAAGACTCAGGATTCATTGATAGCAATTCAATAGACAATTCTTCTGATGATGAAGTGGAAAGTACCAGTCGAGTGATATCATCAGCAGAGCCTTCCGTTTCTTCCTCCTCGCTCGCTCCTTCGTTGTCGTCCCAGTGTCTGTCATTTGTTTCATCCTCAtgctccaccaccaccaccaccaccaccactgcgGCCTCCACGTCCCTCCAACTGTCACTCTCCAGAGTACTGCCTCATCCTTCCACGACCCTCTCTGCCAGCAGCGAATCTTCCCTTCTGCCATCCACACCTCTGTCTCCGGCAGTTCAGAGCCCCTCTGTCCCAACTACTTTCTCCATCTCCAACGCGGCTACGCCAGTTGCCGTGTCCCCACTTCCTCTTAGCAGTATAACGTCACCATTCGTAGCCTCTACCATTACCTCCAGTACAGTTACTACCATGACGACCACCACTAGCACTGCAAGTAACAATGAGGAAAGGGTACCAACAGTCTCCATGGTGAGTGATGGAAGTGTTACAACAGTAACAGCAGCTCAAACAGGAACAGTTGTTACAAGTGCTTACCAGGGAACACTTACAACACCATCATATGATCCCCATTCTTATCCTTATCCCCCAGAGTCTTATCCTTCAAGGCCTGTTACTCCAGCTTGGGGAAGCTGCAATTTCTATGATGGATCTCAACCTAACACTAACAAGTACATGGAAATTTCGCCTAGTAAACCTAGTGCTAACCAATCGATTCAGTGTGATGAGAATGGAAAGTCTTATTTAGAACTAGGTAGTGCCTCTCCTTATACCCACACCTATTCTAATGACTGCGGAAATTACACCACTTCTCCATCAAGTTATCCTTCTCAATCATACAATCAGACCTGTACCAGTCCTAGCAACAGCAGCACTTATGGTCAACCCACAAGTTACTTCAACTCACGCCAAAGTTACAGCCCTAACCCATATAACGTTTATCCTGCATCTGAGGGTTATGgcaattttgaaaatgaaacagGATGTGGTTATGGATATGGTTCAAATGGATACACAGGTGCAAGAGGAGGTACAATGCCTCCATCTCGTGGTCCTCCAAGATGTATGTCTCCTTATTGTGACCCTACTCAAGGAGCTGCACGACCAAACTGTTATCATCAGCAGCGACTGTCAGTGCTCAACGTGTCCATGTACAAACTAAACAGATTTCGGCAATTTCCAGAGCCCAGCCTTCATCGCTCTGTACTTATCTGCAATACCTTAAGGCATATAGAGCGTGAACTAGAAGCTGAAGGTGTTAGTGTAGCTTCATTATTAGCACATTCACATGCTCATACTGCAAATCCTCATTTGCAAGGGGCAGCTCCTAATCAAGGAGTTCAGACATGCCCTGAGCCCATGCCGTCCTCTCCCACCCCATCTCCAACACCAACAGAGGGACCATTACCCCCCATGCATGCCCCTCTAGTGGGATCTCCCCTTGCAGCACCAGTGTCACTGCCTCCGTCCACGCCTTCCACACCGCCACCTTCTGTGACTCATTACACCACCGCTTCTCCCACTGTACAATACCCAGCTTCTCAGTATCTACCAACAGATCATCCCACAACTTTTGATAGCAGAGAAAATGCACATCTTCGACAGTATCAGTCTTTACCTCCAAATAATTCTCATACAGATAGTAGTGGACAAGGGCCTTCAACTGAGGCACACACAGAAGCCGAGACTGAAGATCCTCCTTCATTACCTTCAACTAGACCGCCTGCTCTGCCACCTGAGGAACGGACAGATGCCATCAACTGGTGCTCAGTTCTCAGCCTTTCATCCCAGACAGATTTAGATTCGATGAACAACAATGAGTATGGTGACTGGGGTGGTGAGAGTAGCTCAGATATGGACTACAGTCGTACCGATGATGGACCTCCATGGAAATTACCATCTCTAAGTGCAGATGATGTGCTCAAATCTTTCCCAGAGGCCTCAAAAAGACTAGAAACGAACGAGGACCTTgattctataattaatgtattagTTGGTTCTTAGCATTTAGTGTAGTTTAGATAACTGCTATTATTTCATTCCAAAGGAATCGGTGTTAATGTTTGTTTGCCGCTGTGCGGGCAATAAGAGTACATCGCAATCCAGTGCATTTGTGGACAACCAGACATTGCTCAATGCATGGCTAGCAATGCAGTCCTTAGGGCGTTTTGCCAGTCATGTCCTTTGTCCCAAGGATGCTAATCAATCTGTACCACAAATACCGGGCAAAAAGCAACTCACTCAAGCGGCATCACAACAGAACAAGAGGCTAGTGTTTTTCTGACACCCCTTTGCAGACAAATTAATTACACTTTACAGTATATAGTTAAATAATAAGTGTCATATTTACCATCACATGCCTCCTGGGACAGATCATGGCATCCCTTCATAATGTTACAAAGTGTACCTGCATAACATTACTTTCTTACTGATAAAAC
It contains:
- the LOC135198161 gene encoding uncharacterized protein LOC135198161, which gives rise to MSVQNKGHSTMGLPRASGKRRWSGEEGADAVPAKVICTSPPHALCAEDVLHHPALTHAHASTPALECELTSTSVESNTSEVSTSELLCQEQSDSATSFETTSSLCVQVDSTSVFTDSEDESMDDEHEDFIDDEEDKDSGFIDSNSIDNSSDDEVESTSRVISSAEPSVSSSSLAPSLSSQCLSFVSSSCSTTTTTTTTAASTSLQLSLSRVLPHPSTTLSASSESSLLPSTPLSPAVQSPSVPTTFSISNAATPVAVSPLPLSSITSPFVASTITSSTVTTMTTTTSTASNNEERVPTVSMVSDGSVTTVTAAQTGTVVTSAYQGTLTTPSYDPHSYPYPPESYPSRPVTPAWGSCNFYDGSQPNTNKYMEISPSKPSANQSIQCDENGKSYLELGSASPYTHTYSNDCGNYTTSPSSYPSQSYNQTCTSPSNSSTYGQPTSYFNSRQSYSPNPYNVYPASEGYGNFENETGCGYGYGSNGYTGARGGTMPPSRGPPRCMSPYCDPTQGAARPNCYHQQRLSVLNVSMYKLNRFRQFPEPSLHRSVLICNTLRHIERELEAEGVSVASLLAHSHAHTANPHLQGAAPNQGVQTCPEPMPSSPTPSPTPTEGPLPPMHAPLVGSPLAAPVSLPPSTPSTPPPSVTHYTTASPTVQYPASQYLPTDHPTTFDSRENAHLRQYQSLPPNNSHTDSSGQGPSTEAHTEAETEDPPSLPSTRPPALPPEERTDAINWCSVLSLSSQTDLDSMNNNEYGDWGGESSSDMDYSRTDDGPPWKLPSLSADDVLKSFPEASKRLETNEDLDSIINVLVGS